The Tenebrio molitor chromosome 2, icTenMoli1.1, whole genome shotgun sequence DNA segment cgtacatagataacctgaggtatgAGTTTGAAGTTGAAGTtgtgaatgcacaaaaacaaatttcacgcacgaaatataaacaatattttttctataattgattcaaaaaattgaaattaaaaattcaaatttttgaaggaactctgaagtttcaatgcagtgaccatgttgctaggtaactaataaaatacagtgcgtgaagtgaaacacagaaatagtcgtgtgcgtgaaatcgcatttcacacactgttttgtatggtttctatggtttcgatcttactaacaatgcaaaaagaaatacacgttagaaaatgacccacttcaggcaccgataactatgcgtgaatttcaattttttgaatcaataatagaaaaataactatACTATATGTAGGTACATGATTTTTTATGTGTTGCTTATACCGCAACCACATATTAAACACCTAAACTCGAATGTTTGATGCCATCTAGTATTTGGGCACTACACAAAGGTGTATCAAATGGATAGATATTATTGATGTCCTTATagtttattatgtatttttcttttttgccgTCGAAGTTCACGCAGGGGGTAAATCTGTGACCCCACAAAATATCCGTATTTATGTAAGACGTCCTATTTTGAGAGGGCTGACCAGTCACTACAGAAAGTCCTTCTGCCACTACGATTATTTCGATTCTGTGAAAAGAACTTCTATAAAAACATATCTTCCTAAATTAAAAGGTCTTACGGTTTTAGGAGTAACTCATGTGGAGGTACTTTCCACAACGGACTTTGTGAATCTATCACGTGTATAATCTCAATTGGAAATATAAGAAAGCCGTGAGGTTGAACATTCATTTGTTTCATGTCGAATGAATTTGTGATACTCTTGACCTGCTTGTCGACGAAATACATTGTTATTTTGGTTCCAATGGAAATTTTGCCAGTTAAATCCGTTATCCGGAATACGAAACACAATTCACCATCTCTCAAGCATATCtacaatagaaatatttaaaacaaatgcattagatttttgtttttagatAACACACGATTCGTTATAAACGTAGAGGGGTTATAAACGATTAATCGTTTTTGGTCGTGTTCTCTGTACCAACATATTTTGTACAAATGTTTGTGCTAGGTAcctatgtattttattttcttcttgaaacatattttcaaaactgttttttaattagaatGAAATAACCGTAGGACTTACCACAGCTTTTGTACTGAAAAAACCAAGCGTGTTTTTAGTAAAcggttttgaaattttcacgTAAACTGCAGTGATTAATACTCCTTGAATACCCACACTGACCAAAGCTTGAAGAAACGGCACAATCCATCCCTGTATACACTGCTCTGTAGGATATCGATATCCATATCCAATGGTCAGCATCGTCTCTATACTTAAAAGGACATATCCTGTCAAATTCTTCGTATTAATTATGCACAAATCCGTggtattttcttcaaaatctCCACTAATGTAAGCAATCCACATCCACAATAATCCAAAAACGAAGAAGCTGATAAAATTTACCACAAACAAAGTAATTGTGATCCATCTCCATCGAATATTTAACAACGTATTGCCCAAGTCTCGAAAGTAAAAGAGACGTTTTTTGGGGATTTTTACATGATGGGTGTTCAGTCGACCGATTTTGTTAATGATTCGAGTGTGGTGCACCTCGTTTCTGTTACTCCTAATACTGCACCTTGAACTGTAATTAAATCAGTTCTTCCTGCTAACAACAATAAGAAATATTTGTGTTGGTTACCTTCTGTAACTGGTAGCAGAAATGCTACATCTTTTTCGGTACACATGGGGCAAGTCAACCGATTCATTGGAGGATACTTCTATATACTGGTCATTTTcatcgtcgtattttaacatAGTACTCTTTTTGATCGCAATGTATTGaactgaaatttatttaaacaaacaagATAAGATTGTTCTTTTTAGCGATAAATTCCTCTTATCAACTCGTCGCTAGTACAACTTTAGAAGTTACATTAGTAtcgatattgtttatttaGAGTGAAGAAATATCGTCGAGAATCGCATCATGAATCTACTACCCAATGAGGAAGCTACGTTTATTGTTATCATGGATAggtacataaaatatttccggaaatatttttgacaactctaggtggaaagaaaaatatttccagtataacaaaaattgcaaaatttttatttaaattactacatttttataaataaaagttcaatttgttGACGAGTTAAAATTGTACAGTCTtggtatgtatttttaaaaaactttagataggtacattttttgtcgTTCACTGACGGTTAATgtattcatgcgattttcttgccgAATATCGCTCTGTATAGATTCATATCCTGACTATTCCACTCAcctgtcatttgttaaaaatggaccaataaaaacacaattttacacatttcttaccatggtttcaaaaaattggaccgAATATTTCCACTCGTGGAAATTGTCATCTatctatatatataaaactgaatgtctgtttatatattttgtatgcaaatctacagttttactccgatcttgatgaaattttgtacacttgatcttcaaaacaagaaaaaaattactgtctactttaattttacaaaaaccaacccctactaccattttcaaccctgttaagaaaaaaagacagttttttcgagttggaaatatcctcaccttcgccgcttcacccctatttcatcctctgagtatatcgtcaccttcgccgcttgacacccacaaaaagcaacccctattatcatttttaagcctgttaagcacaaaaaaacttttttcgagttggaagtcacgtttgcatgatatgttcagggtgtcatagttacatttggttgtttataaaagtagcaatttcgcaaaatgtgtttgaatgattgtgttttaccggaagatgtcttaaaggaagcagaacaagcttcaaatagcttaataccggaaaaatcaaaaggcaggtatctgaaatcaaacgagacaatcaaacaataggaagatctaaataaggttacaactgaaaataaaagtgttatgttggcgtattttcatgaattaGTAGTGAATTAGTAGTGATCATAGTGTTAGTTTATTatcgtattgatctttttgtttatataggAAATTACATGAGGGCgccagcccgagggtaattttgagcgacaaacacgagtgtcCCGAGGTATACttggaagagaatcgcccgaaaaaacTTTTCCCTGGGtaaattatatcggaaatttttcctagggaaaatttccgcttaattaaattgtgattggttgatattcaaacaattcggagttgtgatttgtcaatataaattatgtgacatttgagggcgattctctcGGTAATAGCACTAGTGAtcccagcgataatttttaacaaatgaatgcagccttgagaattgcttccaaatggactcacgtgtcttttttgtgttgttgacaacattttcttcgatttctgcgttaatttcttcttccgatttgCTGCCAAATTGTCAAAGTTGGTTCATGCATGGAATAGTCctccgaatacaactcgtagtacaaattatgtagactatttttcaaagtgGTTTCACTCATTCAATTGTGCTTGCGAATCTCACTCGTGTTGGTGCACTCGTGGATtcattcccaagcacaattgataattcgtgaccagtttgaaaaataatcggtTGTAATTCCACGAGAGCTCTGAAATGATCGATTTTTAACACGAAGGCTCTCCTAGGTAATAACGAGTGTCACTTTGACAGTATTAATTTCCCGACACCGAAGGTGGAGGGAAattatgtcaaagtgacacgagtcaattttcaattgtttcattgccaacagactcagtcatagttgatcacgctgtacatattgcaacaatatcttgatttcaaattttgaaaataattataactgaatccacgatggctcttagtcttgtcactttgacgttaaagcaaaaaatctttgtcaattcgaagaatttgtgtttacaataacgacgaaaaggctgacatgctcctcatttatggaAAGTGTGATAAGAATTCTGCCGCCGATGGTAGAtacttcgaacaccttttacattaacttaatttgttaatttatttgttgaattttgattaaataatactggttatctgtcaatttgacatttctgacaaattTATCCAACTTACCTAATAAGCCTAAAGTTACCTTAACATTAAAGCTTATCATTTACCATAGAAAcatattgttgcaacaatccATTAAAGTCACGTTAAGATAAACTCGACTTTatagtttattatgaaactggCCCTTACTTTgctttctaatttaaaagaaataacacgtttgatttagtagttactgccattggtattgttggttgcaggaaaatacaaatttacaaGTACCCTTCTCGtgaataacctgtatttatataacttttttttttcttaaaatgtcTTCCCGAACACGATGTCAAAGTTTTTTACACCTATTATAAATCACCCTGTGTACTACcgaattcatgaaaaactagGACAGCAGAACGTTGTAGTTAtgtcaacttttcaaaaatgttgtagtGTAACGTTTCTacgtactatgccggccaaaaaattttggccgtcattgtgtcaattcaaaaaaaaaaaattgtaatccgtactttattgtcatcatgattaccgtcttgattatgaactttttttttgggtggtaaatttcaaaactcaaaattattttgtcatttctactacacagaacgtttacctcaggttatccatgtacgattgctctaattttgttcattcatgtcgaatttttggaatatccGGGCTTCAAacaaattgattgtcaaaatgacaagaatcgaaagtggggttacgaatcctaaaggtttatttatactttatttgaatgtcaagaaagtgacggccaaaattttttggccgccatagtactgtTAAATAGTGATGgataaatgaccggtcatttatttttggtcaaagtTGACCGGTCCTTGGGCGGTCAATTACCAGTCATTATTGGTCAAAAAGTAGGAACTAGTTAAACAtcacaaaatgattctttcaatgtcaaggattattttaataccaaataatggttcttaattccattttttataagatttattgatcgataaattattgttctaaaattgtgtaagtgaggttaagtttgaattgtttgaagttatactttgatttttctttaacatatttgcttgaatttgaactttttgttaatttaaaacgctttaaaactttcaacacaactgtgtGTGTGTATTTTCAGTTACGTAAATGACATCAGACAacccaacataacctcatcCTCATCTCATCTGTCAAACAGTCATCATATCCTATAATCTTCAACATTAtaagcgggaaatttaaattttaaaaatgactggtcaaatacgtcaagtcattgacaattattgaccGGTCAAATGGGTCATTGACTAAGTCAATTACCGGACCTCACAACACTACTGTTAAATAAAAGCCTCTGACAAATTAAAACGAATTTATTTTGGGTAGATGACCAACATAACTGCATTTGAGTTTGATTACTACTCCTCGATCTTGCTGTTTCTTGATCCAAGCAGAGCGGTGTTTCCCCCGCTGCCTCCGGACCACTGGCCTCGCCGTCTGGCGgtatatttgaaatttcatctAACAGTACtttactctcgtgtcaaaaataaattactccctagaattcgaacgtttagggaaataacgtttttcatgttgtgtgtaactaggattttcaaaagttattttgaatgcctaaggttggttactttgaattgagagattaaatccaaataaatatgctgccagtaaccaaaattgattgtgaaacgaaaaatcatctatcacttagcgagaaattagtcatttgcaactgttacaattaatttgctgtcttacatatttgggatatcttttgtttgtcatcagaaaccacatagcctccaacctaaccaaatttatggcaacctagtaacgagtatccctaaatcctagggagtaattcatttttgacacgagagtatgtTAACTGGTTACTAATGTCCAACATGTCAAGTAGATAACCTAAATACCTTTGACGTTGGATTGAGCATTGTTAAATTCGAACTGTCATAATGACAGACGtttatatttgacattttcataTAGCCCAATTTActccaacaaaattttgctgtaCTTACAGTTTCTCATGAATTCGAtagtacagtcgatggacaattAAAACTGGAACAAAAATGACCATCacataaatcaaaattaacaaatttgcattgtttaattacttacggctttatcacaaatatgttaactttggtatgacatattatatagacactgacaaatatattgacaattcaatagtctgatttacataggttaaattttaagtgtcccagctttatttgtccatcgaccgtaCATTATTCTTTATCTCGGTGAGTTATCTTAGGGAAATTTAcagccgtcaagttgaatttagggatttttgaaatttcccaTGGAAAAGTGTGTTGGTAGTTGGCAGACCGGCCACATACTTTCCGGTTTATGGTTTAAGAATCCGGTTTCCCAAACCCAaacttctttgcaatattgccCGGCATGGGCATAATGTTCGGGTTGACCGACGACGGACGCCGGTAGTTTTCAGAGCGGGTGTACGGCTTATAAAGgctgcttttttaaaatttggcattGAAGTTGGCGTTGTAGAGTCAATTGAGAACCCAGCACTCGTATAAGAGCGTAAGATTTTAACAGCTGATCTGTTACCCGTTATCcgtatagtgcattcacaatcgactctgcAACGCGAACTTCGACACCCgttatatttacatttcgcgacATAAGACTGCGAGATTTGGAAATGAATGCTTGACGATGATTCTGAATCTGAATGACAGCGATGACAGTTACTATTTGATTTACACCACAAAAATTTGGtcgaaaaagtaaaatttacaaagCTAGCCATGGTTTGCTTGATCGCATCGACCACTCACCATGATAAAGAATAGTGTACCTACACTTCTGTTCACTAAAAAAGCATACACGTACATTTTGGTTGTGTACCTGATGTCACTAAAAAATTGGACAAAGTACCTATACTAAACAATATCAAGTGTAAAATATATCCAATTAATGATCAGAAAcaaaaactttgaaaaaaatgaaaggaCGTGAAATAGGGACAGCAAAATAAAAGtgacgaaaaataaaacacaattttctttttttaaacattaaaaatgtctCGATTTACTCTTCTGCTCCTCACGTTCTGTTTTTTATCTCTCTCTTTACCTAAAAATAAGTTTCTAGTCacagtaaaattaaaatgacgtttCGCAATAATCctgacaatcaattttaatatCATACATTTCTTTGAGAAACATTTGAAGACTGAGAAACAAAGCATCCATTTTTTCGTTATTATGGTCGATTTCTACTTTgctacttatttttttttccgaaacGTCGTCATTATCGGAGTCACTAACCGCTTTACTTGTGTCACAACTCTCGTCATTATCCATGGAGCGATGTACTATAACCGGTGACAGGGTCATGCTGTCTGAATTTTGTGTATACTGCATTTCTCTCAGAGAATTGTCCGTATACGAGGAATAACTATGGAACAGGGATATATCTTCGCAAACTTCACGCAGTCTTCGAGCACTGCACAGAGGCATCACAACCTCTTTCGTGGTGTTGAACAGCTGATGGTTCACTACATAGCACTCACGCTCTCGCTCGTAGAGTACACAGGGTTGAAATGTGTGCCCCCAGAGTATTTCCGTATTTAGGTACGACGCTGTTGCGTTTGACATCTTGGAAGTAGACAAGGATGTGCCTTCCATTGAAATAATTACCTCAAACCTGCAATGAATGATTCTCTTTGGAACATCTgtttatgaattttttaaatattgttcaatTTTTAGCACTAATATTTCTGTTGTGGTGTTACTGAttagtgtaaaaataatattaccaacTCACCTTTTTAACACCAAATCCCTAGCCGAAAGGTCCCAAAATGGACTACTCGAATTTATGAAATGAACAACTTCAACGGGCCAAATGAGTAGTCCATACGATTCCAGTTTAATCGATTTTAAAACAAGTTCACCATCTCGTTTTTGAACAACATAAGCTCTCACTTGGTTTTGACAGTGATATCTTTTCTCGTTATCTCTAATTCTAAATATCAAACAAAACCGACCATCTCTCTGACATATCTACGATTAAAAAGTATCAAGCGatgacaatttgtggtctagATCACtacacatttataaaaatgttttcgtgCTAGATATgaa contains these protein-coding regions:
- the LOC138122654 gene encoding uncharacterized protein, yielding MVQSNDEDIISSNNENDSYNECLFEFVSDSYPVYFVKQRNISKARRCRANQRLILKNGQSVVHRTKRRLLAIIYFHDLVNTLINSDWKWTLIALSSSYMFTWFAFAYVWMMVSANNGDLDLNTNTTNLCLHGIQSFAGYLLFSIETQTSIGYGNRYISHHCPEAVLLFCTQIVTGVGVCGLLIGVVSEKISAPGKGNSMKCFSKHATICQRDGRFCLIFRIRDNEKRYHCQNQVRAYVVQKRDGELVLKSIKLESYGLLIWPVEVVHFINSSSPFWDLSARDLVLKRFEVIISMEGTSLSTSKMSNATASYLNTEILWGHTFQPCVLYERERECYVVNHQLFNTTKEVVMPLCSARRLREVCEDISLFHSYSSYTDNSLREMQYTQNSDSMTLSPVIVHRSMDNDESCDTSKAVSDSDNDDVSEKKISSKVEIDHNNEKMDALFLSLQMFLKEMYDIKIDCQDYCETSSVQYIAIKKSTMLKYDDENDQYIEVSSNESVDLPHVYRKRCSISATSYRSSRCSIRSNRNEVHHTRIINKIGRLNTHHVKIPKKRLFYFRDLGNTLLNIRWRWITITLFVVNFISFFVFGLLWMWIAYISGDFEENTTDLCIINTKNLTGYVLLSIETMLTIGYGYRYPTEQCIQGWIVPFLQALVSVGIQGVLITAVYVKISKPFTKNTLGFFSTKAVICLRDGELCFVFRITDLTGKISIGTKITMYFVDKQVKSITNSFDMKQMNVQPHGFLIFPIEIIHVIDSQSPLWKVPPHELLLKPIEIIVVAEGLSVVTGQPSQNRTSYINTDILWGHRFTPCVNFDGKKEKYIINYKDINNIYPFDTPLCSAQILDGIKHSSLGV